The segment CCATTGCTGCCCACACCATTGAAGGTGGCATCATCACGCACCGTAATGGAGATATCCCCGGCATCGCCCTCGCCAAATGTACTGGAATTCAGTTGTGCACCATCGATGACCGTGAGACTACCCGCAGAGAGGGCAAGCGTTCCGCCCTGACCCACTGCTGTTTCCGCGACTGCACTCCCAGCAGAGCTTGAAAACCCATTGCTGCCCACACCATTGAAGGTGGCATCATCACGCACCGTAATGGAGACATCCCCGGCATCGCCCTCGCCAAATGTACTGGAATTCAGTTGTGCACCATTGGTGACCGTGAGGCTACCCGCAGAGAGGGCAAGCGTTCCGCCCTGACCCACTGCTGTTTCCGCGACTGCACTCCCAGCACTGCTCGAAACCCCATTGAAGGTGGCATCATCACGCACCGTAATGGAGACATCCCCGGCATTGCCCTCGCCAAATGTACTCGCATTCAGTTGTGCACCATCGGTGACGGTGAGGGAGCCTGCTTCAATGGAAATATTGCCTGACTGACCTTGAGACGCTCCAGTGACAGGCGCGGATAGTGAAAATATGGATGAGGATACTATGGCACCATCCGCCAAGGAAATCGAACGTGCTTGAAGATGAATATTCCCTCCTTTGCCATTACCCGATAAGACTGGGAAGCCCGGTAGATTGCCAGAAACAACACTGGTCAATATGCCACTAGGAGTGCCATTTTCCGTTCTTCCTGAAAAGGAAATAGTGTCATCTGCTTGAATGGAAACGTCACCAGCATTTCCTTGCCCAGCACTCACACTACTAACTTGGGAAGCATTGCTGATATCAACATTACGTCCTATCAGCTTAATATTGCCACCTTTCCCAGTTCCTAGAACACCGCTTCCAATCGCACTTGAGTTAGAAATTGTGACTAATCCTTGAGCCTGAACGTTAATATCTCCAGCTTTACTATTGGTACTTCCCAACCCCTCAGCTATGCCTGAAAAAATATTACTTCCATTACGAATCTGAATATTTTGAGCATTGATTTGTATATCGCCGCCCCCGCCGGCCTGCGTATTGATGCGAGAGTTATTGATCAGTGAAACATCTGCAAATGTTACTCCGCCAGGAAAAGCTAACTGTAGATTGTTACCGTTTTCAATCAATCCAATCGCTCCAACACCAGCTAACCCACCCAACTCCACCCGCCCACCGGGAGCCTGCAAAATCCCGCCTGCCATTTGCACATCACCACCCAACAGCACCAAACTTTGCCCATTGGGGACTTGCAATCCGGAAAAGGGTTGTTCCCTTGAAAGAGTAGTTCCCTGCGCCGAGGACTGATTCACGATCGCTGCTTGACGGTTAATGGCGTTGAACAAAAACGCCGACGGATCAATGTTGAGCAACGGTACCGTATTTGTTGGATTCGTCGCGCTAAAACTACCCTGATCGCCAAACTGAATCGCATTTGCTGTCGTCGTCACAAACGAGCCACCTACATCCAAACTTGCATTCGGCCCAAACAAGATGCCATTGGGATTCAGGAAAAACAAGTTAGCAGGGGAAGCTTGAAAGGTTCCATTCACATTAGCACGTGTCCCCAACACACCAAGAATCTCAGAGCGATTTATGCCAGTAACCCGCGCAAAAATATTCTGTATCTCTAAATCGGGTGCGATGAAATAAGCCGAAAGGCCATCACTAATATTGAACTCGCGAAAACTATGAAATAGATTCTGGCCTCGCCGTACGCCACCCTCAATTAAGTCTAAAGATTGATTAACTTGTGACTGCTCGGCCCCCAAAGTATCATCAGGCAAAATCACACTCTGTGACCATGCAATCCTCGGCAATAGCAGAATCCCCAAAAGACTGAATATTAAAAATTTCATTGCAGGGCCACCCTTCTCTAGAAAATATCCACCGGGACATAAGACAAGTCTTCGAAATAAAACTGCCTCTATGCCCTTTGATCAGTACTAAAACCAATACTCAGCCTATCGCACCCACCCAAAATTCTCTAGCCATAATCATTACAAAATTCTGATACTCACCCCTGACTACCCTCAATCAAAATCCTTACACTTTTCAGCCAACCAACTTTCTCTTCCCCCCCTAGGCACTCTCAAAAGAATTTTGTATTCTAAAAGCAATCGTTCTTCTACCAATGCGTGCTCCCAATGAAATTACTCAAAATTTTCCCCGTAGCAATCTCACTCACGCTGCTCAGCCTCAGCCTCTACTCACCCCAAGCCGATGCCCGCCGCCGATACTACCGTCCCAGACGCATTCGTCCCTACAAAGGACGAACCGTTCCCAAAGCAACAAGAGGTGGCTGTGAGCAGACCCCAACCAACCAACGGCTAACACCTATTGCTCCCATCAGTCACATTGGTCAAACCGCCACAGCTACCCCCACCGTATATTGGTATGTACCTGACAAAAGCACCTACAACATCACCTTCCGGCTTTGGGAACAACTATCCCCGGAAAAAGGGAAAATCCTTTGGACTCAGAAGCAAATAAAAAGCC is part of the Romeriopsis navalis LEGE 11480 genome and harbors:
- a CDS encoding two-partner secretion domain-containing protein codes for the protein MKFLIFSLLGILLLPRIAWSQSVILPDDTLGAEQSQVNQSLDLIEGGVRRGQNLFHSFREFNISDGLSAYFIAPDLEIQNIFARVTGINRSEILGVLGTRANVNGTFQASPANLFFLNPNGILFGPNASLDVGGSFVTTTANAIQFGDQGSFSATNPTNTVPLLNIDPSAFLFNAINRQAAIVNQSSAQGTTLSREQPFSGLQVPNGQSLVLLGGDVQMAGGILQAPGGRVELGGLAGVGAIGLIENGNNLQLAFPGGVTFADVSLINNSRINTQAGGGGDIQINAQNIQIRNGSNIFSGIAEGLGSTNSKAGDINVQAQGLVTISNSSAIGSGVLGTGKGGNIKLIGRNVDISNASQVSSVSAGQGNAGDVSIQADDTISFSGRTENGTPSGILTSVVSGNLPGFPVLSGNGKGGNIHLQARSISLADGAIVSSSIFSLSAPVTGASQGQSGNISIEAGSLTVTDGAQLNASTFGEGNAGDVSITVRDDATFNGVSSSAGSAVAETAVGQGGTLALSAGSLTVTNGAQLNSSTFGEGDAGDVSITVRDDATFNGVGSNGFSSSAGSAVAETAVGQGGTLALSAGSLTVIDGAQLNSSTFGEGDAGDISITVRDDATFNGVGSNG